The following coding sequences lie in one Cydia strobilella chromosome 20, ilCydStro3.1, whole genome shotgun sequence genomic window:
- the LOC134750800 gene encoding putative aminopeptidase W07G4.4 has product MFNAAKCGRQLSGICVLMRERAESARNPHVYTVATLTGHAVRAVGPAYTIVMDNHAARAKGHAEAFRASGETIADMVEVSTIRREDLAFHRGLCPGDHVHQANNQPSTQTNRGHQGPAGFLLLVSGLAAGGVPYSHVDVAGAAGSLPLPPTAAPLLALAAHYKLLGC; this is encoded by the exons ATGTTTAATGCAGCGAAGTGCGGTCGACAACTATCTGGTATATGCGTGTTG ATGCGCGAACGAGCGGAGTCAGCGCGCAACCCGCACGTGTACACCGTGGCCACGCTCACCGGGCACGCCGTGCGCGCCGTGGGGCCCGCCTACACTATCGTGATGGACAACCATGCTGCAAG GGCTAAAGGCCACGCGGAAGCTTTCCGAGCCTCTGGCGAGACCATCGCCGACATGGTGGAGGTGTCCACTATCAGGCGCGAGGACCTGGCCTTCCACCGCGGACTCTGCCCGGGGGATCACGTCCACCAGGCCAACAACCAGCCCTCCACACAGACCAACCGTGGCCACCAG GGTCCGGCCGGCTTCCTGCTGCTGGTGTCGGGGCTGGCGGCGGGCGGGGTGCCGTACTCGCACGTGGAcgtggcgggcgcggcgggctccctccccctcccccccaccgccgcgccgctgctcgCGCTCGCCGCGCACTACAAGCTGCTCGGCTGCTGA
- the LOC134750686 gene encoding uncharacterized protein LOC134750686, translating to MSEKVKQTWIDFVKSYIEARLLWDPKHENRNNKGLRAEAYEKLLEEYQNIYENASLEDMKHKLANMRTTFHRERKKVLDSIQNGNECVYKPTLWYFDLFNTFVDPNPNTEGMKFDTLKHFKKTMSVARPSRRSERERFRAEIHNESTKGMEDEESSETPAAQKKRRIYNLLQKQERFVDKASQMLHQKEKEWEINGKAIGLQVYQLDTKQRTIAQKLISDTLFFGSLGKLTEESFINLNNREASPEIHEQIDYLEEELEYDDIDDE from the exons atgAGTGAAAAAGTGAAACAAACGTGGATAGATTTCGTAAAGTCGTACATAGAAGCGAGGTTATTATGGGATCCTAAGCACGAGAACAGAAACAACAAGGGACTACGCGCAGAAGCTTATGAAAAGTTACTTGAAgagtatcaaaatatttatgaaaatgcGTCGCTGGAGGATATGAAACACAAACTTGCAAAtatgaggactacatttcacAGAGAAAGAAAAAAG GTCCTCGACAGCATACAAAACGGGAATGAATGTGTCTACAAACCTACATTATGGTACTTTGACTTGTTTAATACTTTTGTTGATCCAAATCCAAATACAGAAGGAATGAAATTCGAtacattaaaacattttaaaaaaactatgtCAGTTGCAAGGCCATCAAGAAGAAGTGAGAGAGAAAGGTTTAGAGCAGAGATACACAATGAATCTACAAAGGGAATG GAAGATGAGGAAAGCTCGGAAACACCGGCGGCGCAAAAAAAGCGGAGGATATACAATCTACTTCAAAAGCAGGAAAGATTCGTAGATAAAGCCAGCCAGATGCTGCACCAGAAGGAAAAAGAATGGGAAATCAACGGCAAAGCTATCGGGTTACAAGTCTACCAGCTTGATACAAAACAGCGCACCATAGCGCAGAAGCTGATATCAGACACCTTGTTCTTTGGGAGTTTGGGGAAGTTGACAGAAGaatcatttattaatttgaataatagaGAAGCCTCACCGGAGATACATGAGCAGATTGATTATTTGGAAGAGGAATTAGAatatgatgatattgatgatgaaTAA
- the LOC134750687 gene encoding uncharacterized protein LOC134750687 yields MSESVKQTWLDFIDAFRKARLLWDPQDQHRTCKVLRAEAYEKLLAKYKKIDENADLVDMKNRLANMRTTFNRERKKVIESIRNRDAIVHKPTLWYFDIFNSFLDPVDTLHIYEYTMSRLSKNKREHFRTEIHDESTKGTDDEEDSETPPTQKKRRIYNLLQKQERFVNAARQMLLQKETEWEINGKAIGLQLYQLDMTQRTIAQKLISNTLFFGSLGKLTEESSISLNNRQASPDSPEAHEEIDYLKEELEDNDDIINDDE; encoded by the exons ATGAGTGAAAGTGTGAAACAAACGTGGTTAGATTTCATAGATGCATTCAGGAAAGCGAGGTTGTTATGGGATCCCCAGGACCAGCACCGAACGTGCAAGGTTTTACGCGCCGAAGCTTATGAAAAGCTACTtgcaaagtataaaaaaattgatgAAAATGCGGATCTGGTGGATATGAAGAATAGACTTGCAAATATGAGGACTACTTTTAACAGAGAAAGAAAAAAG GTCATTGAAAGCATACGAAACAGGGATGCCATAGTTCACAAACCTACATTAtggtattttgacatttttaatagTTTCCTTGATCCAGTTGATACGTTACACATTTATGAATACACCATGTCAAGGCTGTCGAAGAACAAGAGAGAACATTTTAGAACAGAGATACACGATGAATCTACAAAGGGAACG GATGATGAGGAAGACTCGGAAACACCGCCGACACAAAAAAAGCGGCGAATATACAATCTTCTTCAAAAGCAGGAAAGATTCGTAAATGCAGCCCGCCAGATGCTGCTCCAGAAGGAAACAGAATGGGAAATCAATGGCAAAGCTATCGGGTTACAACTCTACCAGCTCGACATGACACAGCGCACCATAGCGCAGAAGCTGATATCCAACACCTTGTTCTTTGGGAGTTTGGGAAAATTAACAGAAGAATCATCTATTAGTTTGAATAATAGACAAGCCTCACCGGACTCACCGGAGGCGCATGAGGAGATTGACTATTTGAAAGAGGAACTGGAGGACAATGATGATATTATTAATGATGATGAGTAA